CGGTGATGAACTTGCTTCTGAGGATCATGAAGACGGTTTTACACCGTATTATTTTGTTTATGCTTATAAAGATGGGGAGTATATGGGGACTTCTAAAATTTCGTCTACCACGTACACGGATGAAAATTATGATGGTCAGCCTCATAATTATCAATTAAGATTATATGTAAAGGCGAACTGGGATAACGTTTTATATGACTCAGGTTTGATTATGGTTTCAGACCCACAATCATAAAGTTAATTCAAGCTACACGTAATCTAAACTTTTCACCACCTGAGTTCAATTTTATTGGACTCAGGTATTACATGTTACCCACATCCTATATTAATTAGTGTATTCATAATTGATTCAATATTTTCAGAAAGAGATTGCATTATCTCCAACTGACATCATAACTGGACTACTCATTTCTCCCTGTTGCACTGCGTTTTCCAATATTTATATATCACTATAATAAATACTATATAACTGAAAAATATAAAAAACTTGTATTTAAGAAATGGAAAATGAGCAACCATACATTGAATACTGCAAAGTCACTCTTTATGTCTAGTTAAGGTAACTATCACCAAGTTAAAAGTTCGAATAACTTACAGTTTTTATTTTAGAACTGTATTATTTGATTTTAATGCTTCTGTAAAAAGACTCACTATCGTTTCTTTATATTGATCATTCTCGATTAAAAATGCAATTTTTTCATTTTTAAATCGTTCTTTTAAAATAAAAGACGTTAAGATACTTGAAAAAAATAATAAAGTTAATGATTCATATTCAAAAGAAGATTTGATCTTTCCTTTTTGCTTCATGATATCAAAATACTCCACTAAAATTTTCCCATTCAAATATTTATCGGGAAGGTCAATTTTTTCTCTACAGATGAATTTAATGATCTGCTTATTTTTGTTAAGCTCTCTTTCCATTATAGTCAAAATTTTAGATAAGTCTTGTTCTAGATGATACACAGCTTCATTTTCAAGGTAACTTTCGATGATTGGAAGAGGTGTCGTAATCATGGTATTAATACGTTCAAGAATTTTTTCCTTTTTGCCAAAATGTCGATAAACGGTGAGTTCTTTCATTCCTACTTTTTCAGCAATTTCTTTTATCGTTGTTGCTTTATATCCCTTCTCAGAAAATAATTCAAGAGAAGCATTGATTATTTTTTCTTTAGTAGATAATTTACCCAAAATCTTTCACTCCTTTAAAAAATTATTTTTTAATATAAGGTTTCTTTCTTCCTATTCATTTAAATTAACTTTTTTTGTTTTTTTCACCTCAGCATAAATACTAGAACGTGGTATGCCTGTTTTTTTTACGATGTCATCTAACCTCATTCCATTACTTTCACGTTCATTATATAGTATTAATGCCTGCTGTATTTTCTTTGGATCTTGAGAAGGTCTGCCCATATGTTTTCCTTGTGCTTTTGCTCGTTCTCTTCCTTCAGCTGTTCTCTCTTTGATAAGATCCCGTTCAAACTCTACAATCGCCCCAAGCATGGTGAACATTAATTTACCAGATGGAGTAGAGAAATCAATTTGTTCCTTAATGAATACCAGAGAAATACTTCTTTCATCTAATTCTCGTGCGATTTTATATAAATCAAATGTGGATCTAGCAAGTCGATCAATTTTATAAACGACTAAGGAATCTCCTGTTCTCAAATTATCTAAGGTTTTTATTAACTCTTCTCGAGCTGATTTTATACCACTTTGTTTTTCTGAATAAATTCGTTCGCATCCATATTCATTTAAAGCTTCCATTTGATTTTCTAGACCTTGATCTTTAGTAGAAACACGTGCATATCCAATAATAGACATTATTTCACTCCAGTTTCATCTAAAATTTAAATATGTTTTGTATTATTATTTATTTTAGACTATGGTTTAAATGAAAACAAGAGGTAGGTTATGGTGAAATATTATGCAAATAAAAAGGTGTGTGATTGGTATGGAAAACGAAAATTTATTTAAATGGAAGCATTCCCAACCTAAAATCATTTTTTAGGAACGAGGTTTATCTATTGCTCATACCACGATTATGCGATGGGTGCATCAATATGGACCTGA
The window above is part of the Chengkuizengella sediminis genome. Proteins encoded here:
- a CDS encoding recombinase family protein; its protein translation is MSIIGYARVSTKDQGLENQMEALNEYGCERIYSEKQSGIKSAREELIKTLDNLRTGDSLVVYKIDRLARSTFDLYKIARELDERSISLVFIKEQIDFSTPSGKLMFTMLGAIVEFERDLIKERTAEGRERAKAQGKHMGRPSQDPKKIQQALILYNERESNGMRLDDIVKKTGIPRSSIYAEVKKTKKVNLNE
- a CDS encoding TetR/AcrR family transcriptional regulator, with product MGKLSTKEKIINASLELFSEKGYKATTIKEIAEKVGMKELTVYRHFGKKEKILERINTMITTPLPIIESYLENEAVYHLEQDLSKILTIMERELNKNKQIIKFICREKIDLPDKYLNGKILVEYFDIMKQKGKIKSSFEYESLTLLFFSSILTSFILKERFKNEKIAFLIENDQYKETIVSLFTEALKSNNTVLK